From the genome of Gemmatimonas phototrophica, one region includes:
- the nuoD gene encoding NADH dehydrogenase (quinone) subunit D, whose product MPLSAEPILQPPIANPVQAVFTASRDDTTVVNIGPSHPATHGTVQIIAELDAEKVVRTDVHCGYLHRGFEKECEDHTWHNLIPYVDRLNYCSALINNFAYCDAVEQLMGIEITPRTKYLRTLLAEYNRVADHLTCVAAQLMELGALTAFLYLVTVRDSMYEHLAALTGARVTYSYGRIGGLAFDVPAGWFKRLEEILGEYEQYIERVHGLVDRNRIFIDRMRNVGVISTKDALHWGFTGPILRSTGVPRDLRKDTPYLAYGELDFDVPVGINGDNYDRYYVRMREMDESVYMVRQLLEMIPEGPIMVDDRRCVFPDKALVYTEIESLINHFKLVMEGPVVPAGDIYLAHEGANGELGFYIVSTGDGQPHKVHVRSPSFVHMGGVHTMLNGYQLADIVTTFGSVNMIGGECDR is encoded by the coding sequence GTGCCCTTGTCCGCTGAGCCCATCCTCCAGCCGCCGATCGCGAATCCGGTGCAGGCTGTCTTCACGGCTTCCCGTGATGACACCACCGTGGTCAACATCGGCCCCTCCCATCCGGCGACGCACGGCACCGTGCAGATCATCGCCGAGCTGGACGCCGAGAAAGTCGTGCGCACTGACGTGCACTGCGGCTATCTGCATCGTGGATTCGAAAAGGAGTGCGAGGATCACACCTGGCACAACCTCATCCCGTACGTTGACCGCCTGAACTACTGCTCTGCGCTGATCAACAACTTCGCCTATTGCGATGCGGTGGAGCAGCTCATGGGCATCGAGATCACGCCGCGTACCAAGTATCTGCGCACGCTGCTCGCCGAATACAATCGGGTGGCCGACCACCTCACCTGTGTGGCGGCGCAGCTCATGGAACTGGGCGCGCTCACGGCGTTCCTGTATCTCGTCACGGTGCGTGACTCGATGTACGAGCATCTCGCCGCCCTGACGGGCGCGCGAGTGACCTACTCCTATGGACGCATTGGCGGACTGGCGTTTGATGTGCCGGCTGGCTGGTTCAAACGTCTCGAAGAGATTCTGGGCGAATACGAGCAGTACATCGAACGCGTGCATGGCCTGGTAGACCGCAACCGCATCTTCATTGACCGCATGCGGAACGTGGGCGTGATCAGCACGAAGGACGCCCTGCACTGGGGCTTCACCGGGCCTATTCTGCGCTCTACGGGGGTGCCTCGCGATCTGCGCAAGGACACGCCCTATCTCGCGTACGGCGAACTCGATTTTGACGTGCCGGTTGGCATCAATGGCGACAACTACGATCGCTACTATGTCCGGATGCGCGAGATGGACGAGTCGGTGTACATGGTGCGTCAACTGCTCGAGATGATTCCCGAGGGCCCCATCATGGTGGATGACCGTCGGTGTGTGTTTCCCGACAAGGCCCTCGTGTACACCGAAATCGAATCGCTCATCAATCACTTCAAGCTGGTGATGGAAGGCCCGGTGGTACCGGCCGGTGATATCTATCTGGCGCACGAAGGCGCCAATGGAGAACTCGGGTTTTATATCGTGAGCACTGGTGACGGCCAGCCGCACAAAGTGCACGTCCGCTCTCCCAGCTTTGTGCACATGGGTGGCGTGCACACCATGCTCAACGGCTATCAACTTGCCGATATCGTCACCACGTTCGGGTCGGTGAACATGATTGGCGGCGAGTGCGATCGATGA
- the nuoE gene encoding NADH-quinone oxidoreductase subunit NuoE, whose protein sequence is MTGPMNNIQHLIPEFERWKERYPAGFEGSLTIPCLRRIQEERGYIADSDIDELVAYLGVPRTQVDEVLGFYTMFTRTPLGHHHLQVCHNVSCSLRGADGLLKYLCGRLGIQPGETTPDGKFTVSTAECLASCGTAPMMMVNEAYHENLTPAAVDALLEELTK, encoded by the coding sequence ATGACGGGTCCGATGAACAACATTCAGCATCTCATTCCCGAATTCGAGCGGTGGAAGGAACGTTACCCCGCCGGCTTCGAGGGATCCCTGACCATTCCCTGTTTGCGCCGTATCCAGGAAGAGCGCGGGTACATCGCCGACAGCGATATCGATGAACTGGTGGCCTACCTGGGCGTGCCCCGAACGCAGGTGGACGAAGTCCTCGGCTTCTACACCATGTTCACGCGTACGCCTCTGGGGCACCACCATCTGCAGGTCTGCCACAACGTGTCGTGCTCGCTGCGGGGGGCCGACGGACTGCTCAAATATTTGTGCGGTCGGCTCGGCATTCAGCCCGGCGAAACCACGCCCGACGGCAAGTTCACCGTGAGTACCGCCGAGTGCCTCGCCTCCTGCGGCACCGCTCCCATGATGATGGTGAACGAGGCGTACCATGAGAATCTCACGCCGGCTGCCGTGGACGCCTTGCTCGAGGAACTGACCAAGTGA